TGAGGTGGTCGACGGTCGCCTCGACCGTGAGGTTCGCGATGATCTCCGGTCGCCGACGGAGCTCCTCGACCTCGACCTCGAACCCCGGGTAGGCGGGGGCGAGGACTCGCATGCCCTTGGCCTGGTAGTAGCTGATCCAGTCCTCCCAGCTGCGCGGGGTGACCCAGAGTCCGTGGACGAGGACGACGGTGTCGGGTGCGGTGTTCATGACGACTCTCCCTTCTGGTGGTTCGATCGGTCAGGAGCTGATGAAGTCGAGCAGGTCGGCGTGGAGCCGGTCCCGGTCGGTGTCGGGCAGCGTGTGCCCGCTGCCCTCGTAGACCTTCAGCACGGCGCCGTCGACGAGCTCTGCCGAGCGCTTCCCGCCGACCTCGAAGGGCACGATCTGGTCGTCGTCGCCGTGGATGACGAGGACGGGGACGTCGAGCTTGTCCAGGTCGGGGCGGAAGTCCGTCTCGGAGAACGCGGCGATGCACTCGTAGGCGGCGCGGTGCCCGCTGGCCATGCCCTGCAGCCAGAACGCGTCACGGAAGCCCTGGTCGATGTCACCGTTGCGGTTGTGGCCGAAGAAGGGTCCGTCGGCCAAGTCGCGGTACAGCTGGGACCGGTTGGCGGCCTCGCCGGCGCGGATCGCGTCGAACACGCTGATGTCCAGGCCCTCGGGGTTGTCGTCGCGCTTGAGCATCAGCGGTGGGACGGCCGAGACCAGGACGACCTTGGCGACGCGGGCACTGGAGTGCCGTCCGACGTAGTGCACGATCTCCCCGCCGCCGGTGGAGTGCCCGACGAGGGTGATGTCGTGCAGGTCGAGGGAGTCGATGAGGCAGGCGAGGTCGTCGGCGTAGGTGTCCATCTCGTTGCCCTGCCATGTCTGGGTCGAGCGGCCGTGCCCGCGGCGGTCGTGCGTGATGGCGCGGTATCCGTTTTCGGCCAGGAAGCGGGCGGTTGCTTCCCACGCGTCGGCGTTGAGGGGCCAGCCGTGGCTGAGCAGCACGGGCTTGGCGTCGGTGTCGCCGTAGTCCTTGTAGAAGATCAGGGCTCCGTCGTCGGTGATCACGGTAGGCATGGCGCTCTCCTTCGAAAGTGGTCCATCGTGGATCTTCAGCGTGGCCCGACGTTCCGGGGCATGAATCACGCGTACTGCGTAGTGGCGACCCTTCTGCTCGCCCCTGCGGTGGGCTCGGCGGCGCGCGCGGGTGGCAGTGCGGACAGGTGGTGGCGGAGCTCTCGTCGGCCGGTGACCTGCAGCTTCTGGTAGATCTTTCGCAGGTGGTAGTCGACCGTGTGCGGACTGATGTGCAGCTCGCTGGCGATCTCGAGGTTGGTCGCGCCGGCAGCTGCTCGTGCGGCGACCCTCGCCTCCTGCTCCGTGAGCTCGCGGCCGTAGCGTGAGGTCCGTTCCTGGGTGCAGATGCTGAGCTCGAGTTCGGCGCGGCGGCGCAGGTCGCAGGTGAGGGTGTCCCGGGCC
This Isoptericola jiangsuensis DNA region includes the following protein-coding sequences:
- a CDS encoding alpha/beta fold hydrolase; this translates as MPTVITDDGALIFYKDYGDTDAKPVLLSHGWPLNADAWEATARFLAENGYRAITHDRRGHGRSTQTWQGNEMDTYADDLACLIDSLDLHDITLVGHSTGGGEIVHYVGRHSSARVAKVVLVSAVPPLMLKRDDNPEGLDISVFDAIRAGEAANRSQLYRDLADGPFFGHNRNGDIDQGFRDAFWLQGMASGHRAAYECIAAFSETDFRPDLDKLDVPVLVIHGDDDQIVPFEVGGKRSAELVDGAVLKVYEGSGHTLPDTDRDRLHADLLDFISS